The DNA region GGCCAAAAGGAAAGTGTCTTAGACAGGTGTCTTCTTGGGCGTTGCTGGAAGTGAAGTGCCGATGACCCTACATAGGATAacccgaggcgacggcgtgcGCGTTATCTCCAGGTCACAGCAGAAGCATGATGCCATCAACAACGTCAAAACGGGGAACACGTGGCCAGCGATTGCACGCTTGCTGTTGGCAAATGGACCGGCAGCAGTGTCCATCGTGCAGTTTCAAGCGGCGTGCACTTGAGGGACGAGGGGGTCAGTCGCGGAGGACCACACAGTAGAGAGTAGAGACAGCCGGCGCCAAAGCTTGTTGGACGAGGAAGCCAATGGAACGAGGCCGCGATGCATCCCGATGTCTTGATTCCTTCTCTGCACTGCCACACGCCCTTTTCATCCCAACCCATGTTCCTGGAGCTGTGAAACATTGGAAAGCCACCTCGAGGGCGATCTGTGGGTGAGCtctgggggggagggatgggggTGGGACAGCAGAAAGGTCTCGGCCAAGTTATCTCGCTCGGGCTAGAACATGTCGTCAGCTCTCGACAAACCACCCCCGAGCATGAGACGGTGATGTCAAagttgacgaggaagaggagcaagCTTGGGAGGCTTTGATAGGTGCGATCAGCCACACATGCGCGGAGCTGTGCTGGACAGGGGGGCCCCAAGCACCCCATCCTCTCACTCTGCATAACCGACCTGTGACGTCACCCATCATCCGCCTCGATCTTACACTCCTCCAGTCtgcatcctcgtcgtccataAGAAGGCACCAGCCACCATCGACTAACACGCTCCTTTTCCACATCACAGTCTAAGATACCCTCTTTACCAAGTCATCAGTTCACCAAGGAGTGTAAACTTCAAGCAAAAACACAAACCCCCAATCAATCTTACCTACCAACGAAAACCCAAACAAACCCCTTTACCACAAAACACCACAATCATGCCTGTCGGTAACAACGACCAGAACTCcggcgtcaccggcggcgccaagTTCGTCACCTCGGCCCTCGGTAATACCGTCGGAGGCGTCACCAAGACCGTCGGCAACGTTACCGGCGCCGCGACcaccggcctcggcgacacCATTACCAACGCCACTGGCTCTGCCGGCCgccccgtcggcgacggcctcacCAATCTCGGccagggcctcggcggcgccctcaaCCAGGTTggcaagggcgtcgaggacgctgGCCAATGGAAGAGGTCTTAAAAATATGCGGCTGTTGGGGAGGAATAAATTTTGGAGGTTCTTTGCTTGTGTTACTAGGAGCGTTCATGAATCCAATCGCTCGGAAAGAATTGATGTTGTTTTAACCTGCAAGAATGCTGTTGTTGTGTGTGCCGTGACGATAATGTGCTCTACTTACAAGCACCACTCACAATCAAGAAATTTGACGCTGACCTTCATCACATCAGATATGACAGATCAAAAACCCAAACGGAGATGAAGAAATCATAGCAGGGACGTTACTCATCCATCCGTCGTCTGCTGATCTACGATTATGTGGCCAAAATAAGACATGCGTGTAATGTACATTGGGTTGTATGTGTGTGACAGTGTTGGTACAGTCAAGGGATTGTGTACGCCCCTCAACCGCTCTTGCGGAATTGGAGATGATACgtgtcgagctgctgctttGAAATCTTCCCCGGACCACCGGCGaactcgtcgacgccgttgttgttcttggggAACGCAATGACGTCCCTGACAGAGGACGCGCCGCTCAGGACGGCCACGAATCGATCGAAGCCGATGGCGAAGCCAGCGTGAGGCGGGCATCCGGCGCGCAGCGCCTTGAGCAGATGCGAGAactccttgatcttgtccTGGCTCATCTTGAGGATGTCGCGGAAGATGAACTCCTGGATCTCGGCGATGTGTATACGccggctgccgccgccgagctccacGCCGTTGAGAACGAGGTCATAGTGGTCGGCCCTGGCCCGCAGCGGGTCCTTGAAGAGGAGCTCAAAGTCCTCTTCCGAGTGCGGCGACGTGAAGGGGTGGTGCGTTGCCGAGAAGCCCGACGCCCCGCCTTggccgacgtcgccctcttcttccggCGTGAACATGGGAAAGTCGGTGACCCAGAGAAACTTGAAGCTGTCGTCCCTGTCCAGGAGGCCGGCTTCCACGGCGGCGTGGTACAGAGCGATTCGCGTCTCGCCGAGTTTGGTTGAGCCGCCCTGCTGGGGCTGGTTCTTGCGGGCCTGGAACAAGATGATGTCGCCGTTTTCCAGTGATGAGAAGCCCGATTCTTCGGGAAGGGCGCCGAGAATGCTGTCTAGCCCTTCCGGccccaaggccgagaagccgTTGAGCGGCTTGCTGCTGTCAAACATCAAGGCCGTGGGAGCGCCGTCAGGGTTCTGAGACAGGCTCTTGGGGAGACTTTCCATAAAGCCAGCCACGAACTTCCAAACATCTCGTTTGTCGGCATCTTCGTGTGGGCTAATTTTCCAAACCTCGACGATCGGTGCCTTGAGGTCAGTGATCATGCTGACGAAGCCCTCGTTGAGGTGCTCGTCAACCCGGCATATCTGGACACCGTTAGTGGGAGATGGTACAGCACTGGAAAATACTGACTCTGTTTGGAATGCGCAGGTCTGGCTTATCGGATCCGTAGAGGTCCATGCAGTCGGTATACTTCATCCTCAGGAAGGGCGTAGAGATTGTGGGGTATTCCTGGTGGATTGGTCCTTTGGCGTCGTCCTTGGCGCTGTCCTCGACGCTTTGCTTCCAGTCCTATCTGAAGTTAGGTCCGGCATCATAGGTCTTGTCACCATCGCGCTCCATACCTGCAATGATGCCTTTCTGACCGGCGCGAACGAGTCCTCGCCCAGTTTCATTACGTATTGTTCTCTCACGGCATCCCAGGCACGACCGACGACGTACTCGACGTCCTCCATAATAGTTTTGCCTGTCGCGAATGACTTTTCCATATCCAGCTGAACGAGCAGTGGTTAGCAACGGGATGCGAAATAAATCACCATACGCATACCTGAGTGAACTCGGGCTGGCGGTCCGATCGATGGTCCTCGTCGCGGAAGCATCTAGCAAACTGATAATAGCCCCCCATGCCGGAGGCCATCAGGACCTGCTTGTACTGTTGAGGACTTTGCGGCAGAGCATAAGCGTGTCTCGGGCGCCTCGTGGGTACGATGAACTCTCGTGCACCTTCTGCAGTGGACTTAAACAGGATCGGCGTCTCGACGTCCATGAAGTCCCTGTCAACCATGGCCTGCCCCATGGTGGACTTGAGCTGGGCGCGAAAGCGGAGCCTATCTCTGAGATCCTCGTGGAACCTCAACTGCAAGTGGCGATGCTCGGGAGGAAAAAGCGAGTCGGGGCCGATAATGATGTCCTTCGGAAAGGGGTTGAGGTATTGTATTGACTCCATGTCCATCTCGAATCGTGCGGCGCCCGAAGCCTCCGTTACAACGCCCTTCGCCAGAATCGCGCTGAACGGGCGAATCTTTGCCAGGATAGCCGCATTCTCGCCCTTGGCACAGATTTGGCCTAGTCGTTCCCCATTGCGCTCCAAGTGGGCAAAGGCAAGGTTCTTGCCGACCTTTCTCGTTCGACCGATGTGTCCGCTGACGACAATTTGGCTACCTGGTTTGCTCCATGCTTCGACGGGGGACATCTGAGGCAAAGCAACTGGGGTTGAGAAGTCAGCAAGGTGCTATCACATCGGCTTGTTGTCCTCGAACTTGCTCACAGCACTCCTTGAATTCCCCCGACAGTTGAGTACGCCAAGACCCATCTTGGACTTCTTTCTTCGCTTGTGTTGTCGACAGGGATCGAACCGGGCGACTCGGTGACAATAATGCGCTGCATTCATGCCTGTAAAGGAGAGAGGCGACGCGACTAAGGGGTTGCGACTGCGGTGTCCGCGGATGCAGAGCAGCCAAAGCTCGAGTGCGACAGCATTGGCGAAGCATTTGGAGGATTGAACGGAGCCAGTTTGGGAGAATGGAGTGCACGAGTAATCTGGCTATAAATTATGTGAATGAAGACAGGCTTTGATGTTTCAACATAGCTCAATGGCGTAGTTTGCAGTACTTTCAGTCGCTCAGAACTAGGTATGGATTTGTGACATTTGAAGCTATCGCAGCTCAGCCCA from Colletotrichum higginsianum IMI 349063 chromosome 4, whole genome shotgun sequence includes:
- a CDS encoding tRNA synthetase class II, translating into MLRQCCRTRALAALHPRTPQSQPLSRVASLLYRHECSALLSPSRPVRSLSTTQAKKEVQDGSWRTQLSGEFKECFALPQMSPVEAWSKPGSQIVVSGHIGRTRKVGKNLAFAHLERNGERLGQICAKGENAAILAKIRPFSAILAKGVVTEASGAARFEMDMESIQYLNPFPKDIIIGPDSLFPPEHRHLQLRFHEDLRDRLRFRAQLKSTMGQAMVDRDFMDVETPILFKSTAEGAREFIVPTRRPRHAYALPQSPQQYKQVLMASGMGGYYQFARCFRDEDHRSDRQPEFTQLDMEKSFATGKTIMEDVEYVVGRAWDAVREQYVMKLGEDSFAPVRKASLQDWKQSVEDSAKDDAKGPIHQEYPTISTPFLRMKYTDCMDLYGSDKPDLRIPNRICRVDEHLNEGFVSMITDLKAPIVEVWKISPHEDADKRDVWKFVAGFMESLPKSLSQNPDGAPTALMFDSSKPLNGFSALGPEGLDSILGALPEESGFSSLENGDIILFQARKNQPQQGGSTKLGETRIALYHAAVEAGLLDRDDSFKFLWVTDFPMFTPEEEGDVGQGGASGFSATHHPFTSPHSEEDFELLFKDPLRARADHYDLVLNGVELGGGSRRIHIAEIQEFIFRDILKMSQDKIKEFSHLLKALRAGCPPHAGFAIGFDRFVAVLSGASSVRDVIAFPKNNNGVDEFAGGPGKISKQQLDTYHLQFRKSG